From Deltaproteobacteria bacterium, a single genomic window includes:
- a CDS encoding PDZ domain-containing protein translates to MTPRKISIIAAALFALLIVSGKGSSFISIVGPGGENKNLDQIKKITRAVYLIQQNYYDPRRIHPDKMLREGLFTLSKKIPEMLVEFPETGVGLFAVSIGREKTEIPIPVVHKLFDILPPAAETFSFLQKNYRGKVTVDEEEYAFINGMLETLDPHSNLLTPEVFDEFKTQTEGEYGGIGIVVGIKDDELTVIAPLEGTPAIRAGLKTDDKIIQIDDLLTVNMSLSEAVERLRGKVSSRVTLHLERKNHNPFEVTLVREKIIIESVWGKALTAGEKRIAFLRVRSFQEDTYADLEKEFEKIKAAGPVDGIILDLRNNPGGLLDQSLLMADKFLDSGDILFTVGPNNADEEITRAQRGNDATTEPLVVLVDSGSASASEIVAGALKRNDRAMVMGMQTFGKGSVQSLFNLKDGSALKLTVAQYLTPKRISIQAVGITPDVLLAPSIIEEEAFDVVEGEGFGEKSLEEHLENPEYIQQTKPFYSFHFLDRPKKEEETDKTEYTLKVDEKNDFILALALKVLAQTGEVNRDKMLEQIRPLLEKEAGGQDQLITQALKQKNIDFTRDGGPESHSGHPAGGPAAPAALGFSSRFLDKATNKPATAINAGDEVVWTVTAKNEGKIDALRLVGVVKSENPLIDGREFVFGRVKGGESREARVTLKIPDDIISFAEDAKIEFVSDNRGVIPPLSVVTQFVEKPKPVFTWRYRLFDNGSEGSSGNGNGLVEKGETIALMVTIRNESPNPASDVAVNLKNTEKKSLIPLTSGRVILPSIDPSAESQARLAFRIPADFAKTEAELELSVRDKATRAGFEDELTFFLGGSAKTPASPLPDTAQVLPHIQITSQMSAANRQFLDLTGQAEDDRALKDLIIYAGGKKIFYQANPVDRPAKIMPFSARIPLEEGANFIAIEARDNRDLSARKVISVMGTPKKAYVSQSPPQADALP, encoded by the coding sequence ATGACACCACGAAAAATATCGATTATTGCGGCGGCGCTTTTTGCCCTGTTGATTGTTTCGGGCAAAGGCTCTTCATTCATTTCTATTGTCGGCCCCGGCGGCGAAAATAAAAACCTCGACCAGATCAAAAAAATCACCCGCGCCGTCTATCTGATTCAGCAGAACTATTACGACCCCCGCCGGATTCACCCCGATAAAATGCTCCGCGAGGGGCTTTTTACCCTCTCCAAAAAAATTCCGGAAATGCTGGTTGAATTTCCCGAAACCGGCGTCGGATTGTTTGCCGTTTCCATCGGCAGGGAAAAAACCGAAATCCCCATCCCGGTTGTTCACAAGCTCTTTGACATCCTCCCCCCCGCCGCGGAAACTTTTTCCTTTCTCCAGAAAAATTACCGGGGAAAGGTCACCGTCGATGAGGAGGAATACGCCTTCATCAACGGCATGCTCGAAACGCTCGACCCCCATTCGAACCTTTTGACACCGGAGGTCTTTGACGAATTCAAGACGCAGACCGAGGGGGAATACGGCGGCATCGGCATTGTTGTCGGCATCAAGGACGATGAGCTGACCGTCATCGCCCCGCTGGAGGGAACCCCCGCCATCCGGGCGGGGCTGAAGACGGACGATAAAATCATCCAGATCGACGACCTCCTCACCGTAAACATGTCGCTCTCCGAGGCGGTGGAACGCCTGCGCGGAAAGGTCAGTTCCAGGGTGACCCTTCATCTTGAGCGGAAAAACCACAACCCCTTCGAGGTGACGCTGGTGCGGGAAAAAATAATCATCGAAAGCGTCTGGGGAAAGGCCCTCACTGCGGGAGAAAAAAGGATCGCCTTTTTGAGGGTCCGCAGTTTTCAGGAAGACACGTATGCCGACCTGGAAAAGGAATTTGAGAAAATCAAAGCGGCGGGGCCGGTGGATGGAATCATTCTCGACCTTCGGAACAACCCCGGCGGCCTGCTCGATCAATCGCTTCTCATGGCCGACAAGTTTTTGGACTCGGGCGACATCCTTTTTACCGTCGGCCCCAACAATGCCGATGAGGAAATCACCCGCGCCCAGAGGGGGAATGACGCGACAACGGAACCGCTCGTGGTGCTGGTCGATTCCGGTTCGGCCTCCGCCTCGGAGATCGTGGCCGGAGCCCTCAAGCGAAACGACCGGGCGATGGTGATGGGAATGCAGACCTTCGGAAAGGGCTCGGTGCAGTCGCTGTTCAACCTGAAGGACGGTTCGGCGCTCAAGCTGACCGTGGCCCAGTACTTAACCCCCAAACGGATTTCCATTCAGGCGGTGGGGATCACGCCGGATGTCCTTTTGGCGCCAAGCATTATCGAAGAGGAGGCCTTTGATGTGGTGGAGGGGGAAGGGTTCGGCGAAAAAAGCCTGGAGGAACACCTGGAAAATCCGGAATACATCCAGCAGACAAAGCCCTTTTACAGCTTCCATTTTCTTGACCGCCCGAAAAAAGAGGAGGAGACCGACAAAACCGAATACACCCTCAAGGTGGATGAAAAAAACGACTTCATCCTGGCGCTGGCGCTTAAAGTTCTGGCCCAGACCGGGGAGGTGAACCGCGACAAAATGCTGGAGCAGATCCGGCCGCTTTTGGAAAAAGAGGCGGGGGGGCAGGACCAGTTGATCACGCAGGCGCTCAAGCAGAAAAATATTGATTTTACCCGCGATGGGGGTCCGGAGTCCCATTCGGGCCATCCGGCCGGCGGCCCTGCCGCCCCTGCCGCCCTGGGTTTTTCGTCCCGGTTTCTCGACAAGGCGACAAACAAACCGGCAACGGCAATCAATGCGGGCGATGAGGTGGTCTGGACCGTCACCGCGAAGAACGAGGGCAAAATCGACGCCCTGCGTCTGGTGGGGGTCGTGAAGTCGGAAAATCCGCTGATTGACGGGAGGGAGTTTGTCTTCGGGCGGGTTAAAGGAGGGGAGAGCCGGGAGGCCCGCGTCACGCTTAAAATTCCTGATGACATCATTTCGTTTGCCGAGGACGCAAAGATCGAATTTGTCTCGGACAACAGGGGGGTTATCCCTCCGTTGTCGGTCGTCACGCAATTCGTGGAAAAACCGAAGCCGGTTTTCACCTGGCGGTACCGGCTTTTCGACAACGGCTCCGAGGGGTCGTCGGGAAACGGCAACGGCCTGGTTGAAAAGGGGGAGACGATCGCGTTAATGGTGACCATAAGAAACGAGAGCCCAAACCCGGCCAGCGATGTGGCGGTCAATCTGAAAAACACCGAGAAGAAAAGCCTCATCCCTTTGACCTCGGGCCGGGTCATCCTGCCATCGATCGATCCCTCTGCGGAAAGTCAGGCCAGGCTGGCCTTCCGGATCCCCGCTGATTTTGCCAAAACCGAGGCCGAGTTGGAGCTTTCGGTGAGGGACAAGGCCACGCGGGCGGGATTTGAGGATGAACTGACATTTTTTCTGGGTGGCAGTGCAAAAACGCCGGCTTCTCCCCTCCCGGATACGGCGCAGGTTCTGCCGCACATTCAGATAACCAGCCAGATGTCGGCGGCCAACCGCCAGTTTTTGGATTTAACCGGCCAGGCAGAAGACGACCGGGCGTTAAAGGACCTGATCATCTACGCGGGGGGAAAGAAGATATTCTATCAGGCCAACCCGGTTGATCGGCCGGCCAAAATAATGCCCTTTTCTGCCCGCATCCCCCTTGAAGAGGGGGCTAATTTTATCGCCATCGAGGCGAGAGACAACCGCGATCTTTCCGCCCGAAAGGTCATCTCGGTGATGGGAACCCCCAAAAAGGCTTATGTCAGCCAGTCTCCCCCACAGGCGGACGCCCTTCCGTGA
- a CDS encoding tetratricopeptide repeat protein, with protein sequence MTRIRPLPILLLALTAFFTYSNTFFGPFLFDDVINIVENPGIRDFSRFLGLSGARSVGYLSFALNYHFWGLNVFGYHLVNLLVHIANGFLVYWLVLLLFRSSTFDQRSSVNIGRSKMEDRGSWIALVAALVFIVHPVQTQAVTYIVQRFSSLVAFFYLLAVVCYLKWRLGTRAGWYIASLVATLLAMKTKENSFTLPFAIFLVEGIFFRSGAKRRWTPLIPFFLTLSLIPLAQGDALWDLTGGRFGRDTAEIGRLDYLFTQFRVIVTYLRLLVWPVNQNADYDYPVFHSPFIPQVFGSLLFLLSLHGLAFYLLRRAGRLSPLSPHLRLIAFGIFWFFLTLSIESSIVPIRDVIFEHRLYLPSVGFFSAMAVVLAGAFERWKKARVPIALFVCASLAGFAVATHRRNEVWKDDLTFWRDVVGKSPAKARGHHGLGMAYSERGMREAAVEEYKTALRLKPDYAEVHNNLGRVYKEQGRLPEAIAEFQAALQSSPDYSVTRNNVMFDRLDEAGLERAVRKFASGLLVNTNNATVHNNLGAVYKEQGRLPEAIAEFQAAIRLNPDYASAYNNLGVAYRAEGRPEEAVEAYKKAVRLRPDDIDARFNLGNIYSAQGNWEEAIREYQAVLRLNPADGEARENLERANRRGKGPK encoded by the coding sequence ATGACCCGGATTAGGCCGCTTCCGATCCTCCTCCTTGCCCTGACGGCATTTTTCACCTATTCCAACACTTTCTTTGGCCCTTTTCTTTTCGATGATGTCATCAACATTGTTGAAAACCCGGGGATCAGGGATTTCTCCCGTTTTCTCGGCCTCTCCGGCGCCCGGTCCGTGGGTTATCTCTCTTTTGCCCTCAACTACCATTTTTGGGGCTTGAATGTTTTCGGCTATCACCTTGTCAATCTGTTGGTCCATATTGCCAACGGGTTTCTGGTTTATTGGCTGGTGTTGCTTCTCTTTCGATCTTCGACCTTCGATCAACGATCTTCGGTCAACATTGGAAGATCGAAGATGGAAGATCGAGGATCGTGGATTGCTTTGGTTGCCGCCCTCGTTTTCATTGTGCATCCCGTCCAAACCCAGGCGGTCACCTACATTGTCCAGCGTTTTTCCTCGCTGGTTGCCTTCTTCTATCTTCTGGCGGTGGTCTGCTATCTGAAATGGAGGCTTGGGACCCGTGCCGGGTGGTATATCGCTTCGTTAGTTGCAACTCTCCTCGCCATGAAAACCAAGGAGAACAGTTTTACCCTTCCCTTTGCGATTTTCCTGGTGGAGGGGATTTTTTTCAGATCCGGGGCCAAAAGGCGATGGACTCCGCTGATTCCGTTTTTTCTGACTCTGTCGCTTATTCCGCTGGCCCAAGGGGATGCCCTGTGGGATTTGACGGGAGGGCGATTCGGCCGCGACACCGCCGAGATCGGCCGCCTTGATTATCTTTTCACGCAGTTCCGTGTCATTGTCACCTATCTCCGGTTGCTGGTTTGGCCCGTAAACCAGAATGCGGACTATGATTATCCTGTCTTTCATTCGCCGTTCATCCCGCAGGTGTTCGGCTCCCTTTTATTCCTGCTCTCTCTCCATGGCCTGGCGTTTTATCTTTTGCGGCGCGCCGGCCGGCTATCGCCCCTTTCGCCTCACTTGAGGCTGATCGCCTTCGGGATCTTCTGGTTCTTCCTGACCCTTTCGATTGAATCCTCGATTGTCCCCATCAGGGATGTGATTTTTGAACACCGGCTTTATTTGCCGAGCGTCGGTTTTTTTTCGGCGATGGCCGTAGTACTCGCCGGCGCGTTCGAACGATGGAAAAAAGCCCGGGTCCCGATTGCCCTTTTTGTTTGTGCTTCCCTTGCCGGATTTGCCGTTGCCACCCACCGGCGAAACGAGGTCTGGAAGGACGATCTCACCTTTTGGCGGGACGTGGTCGGAAAATCCCCGGCCAAGGCAAGGGGGCATCATGGCCTGGGGATGGCCTATTCCGAGAGGGGGATGAGGGAAGCGGCGGTTGAAGAATATAAAACCGCCCTTCGCCTGAAGCCGGATTATGCCGAGGTGCACAACAACCTCGGCCGTGTCTACAAGGAGCAGGGGCGCCTCCCTGAGGCGATCGCGGAATTTCAGGCCGCTCTCCAATCAAGTCCGGATTATTCGGTTACCCGCAACAACGTGATGTTCGATCGCCTGGATGAGGCGGGATTGGAGAGGGCCGTTCGAAAATTTGCAAGCGGCCTCCTCGTCAACACAAACAACGCCACGGTCCACAACAACCTGGGGGCCGTTTACAAGGAACAGGGGCGTCTCCCGGAGGCGATTGCGGAATTTCAGGCCGCGATTCGCCTGAATCCCGACTACGCCTCGGCCTACAATAACCTCGGTGTTGCTTATAGGGCGGAGGGGCGCCCGGAGGAGGCTGTCGAGGCCTATAAAAAAGCGGTCCGTTTGCGACCCGATGACATCGATGCCCGCTTCAATCTGGGGAATATCTACTCCGCCCAGGGAAACTGGGAGGAGGCCATCAGGGAATACCAGGCCGTCTTGAGGCTGAACCCGGCCGACGGCGAGGCGCGGGAAAATCTGGAAAGGGCCAATCGCCGGGGCAAAGGGCCAAAATAG
- a CDS encoding cytochrome c → MNLIFSLLFLLLASLPAWAQTAGDPTAGKAKYDMYCATCHGAGGMGDGAASVALTPKPRNFQDPVVMGKKTDADLKKVIKEGGAAVGLSTTMPAWGTAMTDVDIDNVIAYIRTLGKK, encoded by the coding sequence ATGAATCTCATTTTTTCTCTTCTGTTTCTCCTCCTCGCCTCTCTGCCTGCATGGGCGCAGACGGCGGGCGACCCCACAGCGGGCAAGGCGAAATACGACATGTATTGCGCCACCTGTCATGGCGCCGGAGGGATGGGGGACGGCGCGGCATCGGTGGCGTTAACCCCCAAGCCCCGCAACTTCCAGGATCCGGTCGTGATGGGCAAAAAAACCGACGCCGACCTGAAAAAGGTGATTAAGGAAGGGGGGGCGGCGGTCGGCTTATCGACCACAATGCCCGCCTGGGGGACGGCAATGACGGATGTCGATATCGACAACGTGATTGCCTATATCCGAACCTTGGGGAAAAAATAG
- a CDS encoding AarF/ABC1/UbiB kinase family protein: MSSPRPSRFRFLRAYWITFLILGQYLFLFLLRKIISEARTEGLMLRTHQKTAKRIVANILKLKGLYIKIGQTLSMMTNFLPQVLTEGLEELQDAVPPHPYEEMKKRFFADFGKSPEAIFKSIEKTPIASASLGQVHVAHAKDDARQAATWQAATRQAASAKLAVKFQYPDIDRIVRQDLKTIRKIFGLMNFIFPNYGLKNIYNECAQMILQELDFEAEGKNLERIRANFGADPKYVFPKVHWNLSSKKILTAEFIDGIKVTNLEALKGAGIDPQEVAVSLIHSYCKQIFIDGVFHADPHPGNIIIIPASPSPGPPQIHGGPPSPQRGEGNNEVGFQVAMVDFGATATLSPRIKSGIALFVEGLIKKDTRVISMAMKEMGFITKRENEETFDRVVEYFYGKIKGIKIDNFREINISQFQHLSDIIELKKKDISLRELTGAFHVPKDWILLERALILMMGLTAYLAPQLNPMDIILPYVEQFVLGKDKKVTDLILQASRELIISYISLPTDLHKLIRRLEEGKISFYDKKQREQDEKLYRSAHQLIYTLLIILGSTMAYLMHREGNMEWVTRLKFGTGFFGLVLFWSLFKNRR; this comes from the coding sequence ATGTCTTCCCCCAGACCTTCCCGTTTCAGGTTTCTGCGCGCTTACTGGATCACTTTTTTGATCCTTGGGCAGTATCTATTTCTTTTTCTCTTGAGAAAAATCATCTCCGAGGCGCGAACGGAAGGCTTGATGCTCCGGACGCACCAGAAAACGGCCAAGCGGATTGTCGCCAATATTCTAAAACTCAAAGGGCTCTACATTAAAATCGGCCAGACCCTCTCGATGATGACCAACTTTTTGCCGCAGGTATTGACCGAAGGACTTGAGGAACTGCAGGATGCCGTCCCCCCGCACCCTTACGAGGAAATGAAGAAACGTTTTTTTGCCGACTTCGGCAAAAGTCCGGAGGCTATTTTCAAATCGATTGAAAAAACGCCGATCGCCTCCGCCTCGCTGGGGCAGGTGCATGTCGCCCATGCGAAGGACGATGCCCGGCAGGCCGCCACGTGGCAAGCCGCCACGCGGCAGGCCGCCTCGGCCAAACTGGCGGTTAAATTCCAATACCCCGACATTGACCGGATTGTCCGGCAGGATCTGAAAACCATCCGCAAGATTTTCGGACTGATGAATTTTATTTTTCCAAACTACGGCCTCAAAAACATCTACAACGAATGCGCCCAGATGATTTTGCAGGAGCTTGACTTTGAGGCCGAGGGGAAAAATCTGGAGCGGATTCGCGCCAATTTCGGGGCCGATCCCAAATATGTCTTTCCAAAAGTCCATTGGAATTTGTCGAGCAAAAAAATTCTGACGGCGGAATTCATCGACGGGATCAAGGTGACCAATCTGGAGGCTTTGAAGGGGGCCGGCATCGACCCGCAGGAGGTGGCGGTTTCGCTGATCCACTCATACTGCAAACAGATATTCATCGACGGCGTTTTTCACGCCGATCCGCATCCAGGGAATATTATCATTATCCCTGCCTCCCCCTCTCCCGGTCCGCCACAAATACATGGCGGACCACCCTCTCCCCAAAGGGGCGAGGGAAATAATGAAGTGGGCTTTCAGGTGGCCATGGTCGATTTCGGCGCCACGGCAACCCTTTCGCCGCGCATCAAATCGGGCATCGCCCTTTTTGTGGAGGGGCTCATCAAAAAAGACACCCGCGTCATCTCCATGGCGATGAAGGAGATGGGATTTATCACCAAACGGGAAAACGAGGAGACCTTCGACCGTGTGGTGGAGTACTTCTACGGCAAAATCAAGGGGATCAAGATCGACAATTTCCGCGAGATCAACATCTCCCAGTTTCAGCATTTAAGCGACATCATCGAGCTCAAAAAAAAGGATATCAGCCTGCGCGAGTTGACCGGCGCCTTCCATGTTCCGAAAGACTGGATTCTTCTGGAACGGGCGCTTATTTTGATGATGGGCCTTACGGCCTACCTGGCCCCCCAGTTGAACCCGATGGACATCATCCTTCCGTACGTGGAGCAGTTTGTTTTGGGTAAAGACAAAAAGGTGACCGATTTAATTTTGCAGGCCAGCCGGGAACTGATCATCTCTTATATCAGCCTCCCCACCGATCTGCACAAACTGATCCGCAGGCTCGAAGAGGGAAAGATTTCTTTTTACGACAAAAAACAGCGCGAACAGGACGAAAAGCTCTACCGTTCGGCGCATCAGCTCATCTACACCCTTCTTATTATCCTCGGATCGACCATGGCGTATCTAATGCACCGGGAGGGGAATATGGAATGGGTGACACGCCTGAAGTTTGGCACGGGATTTTTTGGACTCGTCTTGTTTTGGAGTTTGTTCAAGAACAGGAGATAG
- a CDS encoding nucleotidyl transferase AbiEii/AbiGii toxin family protein produces MYPEAAGVYAREKGLSIKESAQTFMQVAALRHLSDPLARFMGGTALVLGYGNPDVDLTQVSDPQNLKAGLIRARAELEGWFQSPVTLLAPERGGRTWRLTIRMGRAESVRLHIDSQKFAAHTSRPLVITYPSIPPFVCEALEIDEIMAEKIIAVACRRYLGGRDLFDLWFHWLRSEDWMSRSRLIFEFVERKMRERSLKGGEFWPLFKSRLSGEASLERARGEWRRYLPPDFQKPAVLNDIVARCRLLQGA; encoded by the coding sequence ATGTATCCGGAAGCGGCAGGGGTCTATGCCCGTGAGAAGGGCCTTTCCATAAAGGAGAGCGCCCAGACCTTCATGCAGGTGGCGGCGCTCCGTCATCTCTCGGACCCTTTGGCTCGGTTTATGGGGGGGACGGCGCTTGTTTTGGGGTACGGCAATCCGGATGTGGATCTAACCCAGGTCTCCGATCCCCAAAATCTTAAGGCGGGATTGATCAGGGCCCGCGCGGAGTTGGAGGGGTGGTTTCAAAGTCCGGTGACCCTTTTGGCCCCAGAGCGGGGAGGCCGGACCTGGCGGCTGACCATCCGTATGGGACGCGCCGAGTCGGTCCGGCTTCATATCGATTCTCAAAAGTTTGCGGCGCATACCTCCCGTCCCCTGGTGATCACCTATCCGTCCATTCCCCCCTTTGTTTGCGAGGCGCTGGAAATCGACGAAATTATGGCGGAGAAGATCATCGCCGTAGCGTGCCGGCGCTATCTGGGGGGACGGGATCTTTTCGATCTCTGGTTTCACTGGCTCCGATCGGAGGACTGGATGTCGCGGAGCCGCCTTATTTTCGAATTTGTGGAAAGGAAAATGAGGGAACGTTCCCTGAAAGGGGGGGAATTCTGGCCGCTCTTTAAGTCCCGGTTGTCCGGGGAAGCCTCCCTCGAAAGGGCGCGCGGGGAGTGGAGGCGTTATCTGCCGCCTGATTTTCAAAAGCCGGCTGTCTTGAACGACATTGTCGCCCGGTGCCGGCTTCTTCAAGGGGCTTAA
- a CDS encoding inositol-3-phosphate synthase, translated as MDTKKVTIRKPEGKLGVLLVGLGAVSTTFVAGVEAAKKQVRKPIGSLTQIGHIRLGKRTDNKNPLVKELVPLADLNDLVYGAWDLFPDNGYEAACKAGVIPRDLLDQIKTDLSSIEPIKAVYDKNYLRRLDGKNIKTLPNKMDLAEALVKDIEDFRTKNRCNRLVMIWCGSTEAYCTVQNEHKSLKAFEEGLKANSANIPPSMIYAYAAMKSGIGYANGAPNLTVDTPALLELAQEKNVPVSGKDFKTGQTLLKTIIAPGLRARYLGIAGWYSTNILGNRDGEVLDDPANFKTKEESKLSVLDTILQPHIYPDLYGNLYHKVRINYYPPRGDNKEGWDNIDIVGWLGLPMQLKIDFLCRDSILAAPLVLDLVLFMDLAHRAGLRGIQEWLSFYFKSPMTKEGLYPEHNLFIQEMKLKNTLRYLMGEEQITHLGLDYYQS; from the coding sequence ATGGACACCAAAAAAGTAACCATTCGCAAACCGGAAGGAAAACTGGGGGTTCTGCTGGTGGGGCTGGGGGCCGTCTCCACCACCTTTGTCGCCGGCGTTGAGGCGGCAAAAAAGCAGGTGAGGAAGCCGATCGGCTCTTTAACCCAGATAGGGCACATCCGGCTGGGCAAGCGCACCGACAATAAAAACCCGCTGGTGAAGGAGCTTGTCCCGCTGGCCGATTTGAACGACCTCGTCTACGGCGCCTGGGACCTTTTTCCGGACAATGGTTACGAGGCGGCTTGCAAGGCCGGCGTCATTCCCCGCGATCTGCTCGACCAGATCAAAACCGACCTTTCCTCCATTGAACCGATAAAGGCGGTTTACGACAAAAACTATCTCCGCAGGCTCGATGGAAAAAACATCAAAACACTTCCGAATAAAATGGACCTGGCGGAGGCCCTCGTCAAGGATATCGAAGACTTCCGGACAAAAAACAGATGTAACCGGCTGGTGATGATCTGGTGCGGCTCGACAGAGGCCTATTGCACCGTTCAAAATGAACATAAGAGCTTGAAGGCCTTTGAAGAGGGCTTAAAAGCCAACAGCGCCAACATCCCCCCCAGCATGATTTACGCCTATGCGGCGATGAAGTCGGGAATCGGCTACGCCAACGGCGCCCCCAATTTGACGGTGGACACCCCCGCCCTTCTGGAACTGGCGCAGGAAAAAAATGTCCCCGTTTCAGGAAAGGATTTTAAAACCGGCCAGACGCTTTTGAAGACAATCATTGCGCCGGGACTGCGGGCCCGTTACCTGGGAATTGCCGGCTGGTATTCGACGAATATTCTCGGCAACCGCGACGGCGAGGTGCTGGACGATCCCGCCAATTTCAAGACCAAGGAAGAGAGCAAACTCTCGGTGCTCGATACAATTTTACAGCCCCATATTTACCCCGACCTCTACGGCAACCTCTACCACAAGGTGCGTATCAACTATTATCCCCCGCGCGGCGACAACAAGGAGGGGTGGGATAACATCGACATCGTCGGCTGGCTGGGTCTGCCGATGCAGTTGAAAATCGATTTCCTCTGCAGAGACTCCATCCTGGCCGCCCCTCTTGTTCTCGACCTCGTTCTTTTTATGGATCTGGCCCACCGGGCGGGGTTGCGCGGCATCCAGGAATGGCTCTCCTTCTACTTCAAGTCGCCCATGACCAAGGAAGGGCTTTACCCCGAACACAATCTCTTCATCCAGGAAATGAAGTTGAAAAACACCCTTCGCTACCTGATGGGCGAGGAGCAGATCACCCACCTCGGGCTGGATTACTACCAGAGTTGA
- a CDS encoding cytochrome c3 family protein, translated as MVSKRFLAFGGLVALVAVGLVLKFWWKLGNNTGYSPEQPIPFSHKIHAGDNKIPCLYCHSGALQSRHAGVPSMNICMNCHVVVKTDSPYIQELTRLYKEGKPIEWVRIHDLPDHAFFNHKRHVAKEIACETCHGNVAQMEKIVQKETLQMGFCVNCHRRPPKGPKGEDMKGPTDCYTCHN; from the coding sequence GTGGTTTCCAAACGGTTTCTGGCATTTGGCGGTCTGGTCGCTCTTGTCGCCGTGGGGCTCGTTTTGAAATTTTGGTGGAAACTGGGCAACAACACCGGCTATTCCCCCGAACAGCCGATCCCGTTTTCCCACAAAATCCACGCGGGGGACAACAAGATCCCCTGCCTCTACTGCCACTCGGGCGCTCTGCAGTCGCGCCACGCGGGAGTGCCGAGCATGAATATCTGCATGAACTGCCATGTCGTGGTGAAAACGGACAGCCCGTATATTCAGGAATTGACAAGGCTCTACAAGGAGGGGAAGCCGATCGAGTGGGTGCGCATCCACGATCTGCCGGACCATGCCTTTTTCAACCATAAGAGGCATGTCGCCAAAGAAATCGCCTGCGAGACCTGCCACGGCAATGTGGCGCAGATGGAAAAGATCGTCCAAAAAGAGACCCTGCAGATGGGTTTTTGCGTGAACTGCCACCGGAGGCCCCCCAAGGGGCCGAAAGGGGAGGACATGAAGGGGCCGACCGATTGTTATACGTGTCATAACTAG
- a CDS encoding TonB C-terminal domain-containing protein, producing MNFFISTNHRRKITFFLFTSVLFHLLLFFLLRSGLDKLASLKPPPTPPPIWVELKKMELPQRIADIPQPPKEETPEKPSAQALYSQKVPEETVNPAPPAASPARAVPQKKPATEKKPAEPVRPAESFKTKEELYAARQPDRMKDIFQTPPPSRHLPGLPDEVMDSAPSSTDDYFPDYKIGGRTYLNTLGNSNIRYFVELKRKFKLTFNPAPALRGRINEISRGKIDVVLGVSVDGNGELAELMVIRSSGIESYDKEGIRTVRASAPFSAPPANLLEQDGMIHMAWTFIVYL from the coding sequence ATGAATTTCTTTATTTCAACAAATCACCGCCGCAAAATCACCTTTTTTCTTTTTACATCCGTCCTTTTCCATCTTCTTCTTTTTTTTCTTCTCCGGAGCGGTCTGGACAAACTCGCCTCGCTAAAGCCGCCGCCCACACCGCCTCCTATTTGGGTCGAGTTGAAAAAAATGGAACTCCCGCAGAGGATCGCCGACATTCCTCAACCGCCAAAAGAGGAAACGCCGGAAAAACCTTCCGCCCAGGCCCTCTACAGCCAGAAAGTTCCGGAGGAGACGGTGAACCCGGCCCCTCCGGCCGCCAGCCCGGCTCGGGCTGTTCCGCAGAAAAAACCGGCTACCGAAAAAAAACCGGCTGAGCCGGTTCGGCCGGCCGAATCGTTCAAGACAAAAGAAGAGCTCTACGCCGCCCGTCAGCCGGATAGAATGAAAGACATTTTCCAGACACCTCCGCCTTCCCGGCATCTGCCGGGGCTTCCCGACGAGGTGATGGATTCCGCCCCTTCGTCGACGGATGATTATTTTCCCGACTACAAAATCGGCGGCAGAACCTACTTAAACACGCTGGGGAATTCCAACATCCGCTATTTTGTGGAGCTCAAAAGGAAGTTCAAGCTCACCTTCAACCCGGCGCCCGCGCTTCGGGGCCGGATCAACGAAATTTCGCGCGGGAAGATCGACGTGGTGCTGGGGGTGAGTGTCGACGGCAACGGAGAACTGGCCGAGCTGATGGTGATCCGCTCATCGGGGATTGAAAGTTACGACAAGGAAGGGATCCGTACCGTCCGCGCCTCGGCTCCCTTTTCCGCCCCGCCGGCCAATCTTCTGGAACAAGACGGCATGATCCACATGGCATGGACGTTTATTGTATATTTGTAA
- the apaG gene encoding Co2+/Mg2+ efflux protein ApaG: MATTRGVRVQVEAEYLPGESVPENNYYFFSYHVTITNQGEETVQLLNRHWIITNADGKKEEVRGAGVIGQQPLLHPGESFHYSSFCPLATPVGTMQGSYEMAAEGGGRFDAAIAPFTLAMPGMLQ; this comes from the coding sequence ATGGCCACCACCCGCGGCGTTCGTGTTCAGGTTGAGGCCGAATACCTCCCCGGCGAGTCGGTCCCGGAGAACAACTACTATTTTTTCTCCTACCATGTGACCATAACCAATCAGGGGGAGGAGACGGTCCAGTTGCTCAACCGGCACTGGATCATCACGAACGCCGACGGAAAGAAGGAAGAGGTCCGCGGGGCGGGGGTTATCGGCCAACAACCTCTGCTTCATCCCGGCGAGAGTTTTCATTATTCCAGCTTTTGCCCGCTCGCCACGCCGGTGGGGACCATGCAGGGCTCATACGAAATGGCCGCCGAAGGCGGCGGCCGGTTCGACGCCGCGATCGCCCCGTTCACCCTCGCCATGCCCGGGATGCTACAGTGA